The genomic segment CGCCTGGCCGATCTGCTGAAACACGTAATGCGCGGCCACCGGCCCGACGCTCAGCCGCGCGTCATGCAGATCGGACGGGCCGCCCGTCGCGGGCTGGAAGGTAAACGAGAACGGCATCGGGGTGCCGCGCGCCTTGCCGAACGGCGCGGGCAGATCGATGCCCAGACCCGTCAGGTCCGAACTCGCCTGCACGTTGGGCAGCGCGTTCCTCACGCCGCGCACGTGCAACTCGTAGGGCGCGGTGCCGTCGATGTGCTTCATGAATGCGGCGACCTGCGGCGTGATGCGCCGGTTGAGCCGCTCGGCGGCATCCGCGCCGATGCGCCCGTCGACGTCGATCGCATAGCTGCCGTCCGGCTGCACGCCGCCTTTCGCGCGCACGTCGCCGCCGAGCAGTTGCGCGGTGAGGCCGTTCAGCGTGACGGTCTTCGCGGCGAAGTCGGCGCGGCCGCGCAGATGCGTGAGCGGCGGCAGCGTGCCGTAGGTGACTTGGTTGTCGGCGAAGGTGAGCGAGCCCTTGTACTCGGGCTTGATCGGCGGCAGCGGCGGTGGCGGACGGAAGCGCGGAATGCCGAGCGTGAGCGCGAGCGAGGCGTCGCCTTTCGCGTCGATCTTGCGCGTCGCGTGCTTCGCCATCAGGCCGAGCGAACTGTCGTCGACGTATTGCAGCATGTCGGCGAGCGGGCCGCGCGCGCGGCCGTCGATCCACAGCTTGGTCTCGCGATTGCCCGTATCGTCGATCCGCCCGACGACCTTCGAGACTTTCACGCCGCGATAGTGTCCCTTGTCGATGTCGAAGCCGAGCTTGTTCTGCGCGAGCGTGAACACGCCGTCGATGCCCTCGAACGCCGGCCAGAAATTCGGCAGACCGTTGGCCATCTTGCGCGGCGGGAACGGCGTCGGGTCGAACTTGCCGCCCGTGAACGGCGCGTTGATGCGGAAGATGCCCGCGTCCGGAAACTTCGCGTACGGAAAGCGCGTGAGATCGCCGTGTACTTCGAGCGTTCCGTTCTTCGCGACGCCCGCCTGCAACGCGTGGCCGAGATAGACGCGCACGCGCTCGTTCAGGCTCGTCGGCAGATAGCGCACGAGACTCGTCACCTTCAGATGCGCGACCTTCGCCTTCAGGTCGAGGTTGCCGCGCCCGTGGCCCTGGTTCCAGTACGAGGCGGTGACTTCGCCTTCGGCGTCCGCGTTCTTCACGCGCAGCGTGTCCAGATGGATCGTGAACGCGCGGCGCAATTCGCCCGGTGCGATTGTCTCGGCGACGGTCCAGCGCGCGTTGCCATGCAAGGAATCGAAGGTGAGGCGCGGATCGTCGAACGCGCCGGGAATGATGACCGCGGCGTTCTTCGTGTCGATCGTGATCCTGCCTTCCTTCTCGTTGGCGTCGACGCTGCCCCACAGATTCTCGACGCCCGGAATGCCCGCGCGCGGATGGTTGTTGATCGTGAGTCCGGGCGGCGGCTCCTGCGCCTGCACGCTCAGGCCTTCGAGCTCGCCCTTGAACGCGTAATGCAGCAGCGCCGCGTCGCCTTTCTGGCGCTGCTGATGCGCTTCGTCCTCGGTCTTCGGCGCGGCGCGTTCGGTGTAGATCGTGTAATGCGAAACCTGGCCGCGCGGATTGAAGCGCAGCAGTTCGTTGAGGATCTTCGAGGGCACCGGCAGCGCGCGCACGAATTCGGCGAGGATGCCGATATCGACGGTATCGCCCGTCAGCCGCAGCAATTGGCCCTTGCCGACGCTCGGCGGACGAAACGTCGCCGTCAACTCGCGCGAGACCAGAAGGCGCGCGACGGGCGTGCCGTCCGCGAGCGTCGGCTGGCCGAGTTCGGCCTGCAGGTCGCGCAGGTCGAGCGTGTACTCGGTGTCGTTCTTGGCGAGGCTCCAGCCGAAGCGCGTGATCGGCAGATCGAGGCGCGGCTGCGTCGCACGCACGCGCAACGCGATGTTCGCGCCGGTCAGCGCGCCGCTCGCGTTCTGCAACTGGCCGCCCGCGAAGTTAAGCCAGATTTCGTTGTTGACGCGGCCGCTGTACATCTGAAAAGGCATCTTCACGTAGCGCGCGAGCGTCGGCAGATCGACCGGGCCGGTCGACACATAGAGGCGGCCGCTCCAGTTCGCGGGCGCGCCCATCGCGGAAAACGGCTGGTGACGGAAGTCCGCGCGCAGGTCGAGCGGGCCGTGCAGCACCTCGCCGTCGGCGGGCGCCTTGAGCGCGAGCCGATGACGCGTGCCGTCGTTGATGATCGCCAGATGCAGCCGCTTGAACGCGATCTCGGGCGCGGTGCGTTGCGCATCGCGCCAGCGCAGCGTGCCGTCGCGCAGAAGAATGTGGTCCTGACCGAGCAGCCAGGTCGTGAACGCGTTCGAGCCGGTGCGCTGCGCGGGAATCGGCACGCCCGCGACGGACAGCGTGCCGTCGGCGTTGCGCGCGATGATCACGTCGGGCCCGTCGACGGTCAGGTCCGCGAGCTTGGGCCGCAGATGCAGGAGCGACGCCCACGCGATGCTCGCGCTCGCGTGCGGCACGGCGAGACCGGGCGAGCCATCGGTCGCGTCGATGCGCAGATTGTCGATATCGAGTGTCGGTGAAAGCCCGGACCATCGCGCGGAAATCCTGCCGATATGCAACTGCGCGTGAATCTTCGAAGAGACCAGCTGCTCGATGCGCGGCCGGAACGAATCGACCTGCGGCATGACGAGATAGCGCAGGCCGACGTAAATGCCCGCCACCGCGAAATACGCGATGGCCGCAATGACCAGAATGATTTTGAAGACGCGTGAAAGCACGCGCTCGGCGTTGCCGCTGGGCTTGGCTTGTCCAACTTCGTTCGGGTCGACGGATGGTCTGCTGTCGGACATGCTGCTGCTGTCGGGCGATATGGTAGTTTTGCGTGTTTGACGCTGAAATGTAACACGGGCATGGCGGCCACGGCCGCTGCCTGTGCACGCGTGGATGCTCGCAAAGCCGCGCCCGGCAAGACTCGCGGCGCGGTAGATGAAGCGCGATGTCTTATCAAGCAAGCAATGAGCGAACCCAACCTTTCATGACCGACGCAACCCTTCTCAGTTCCGACTATTCCAACTATGCGGCGCGCGCGTATGCAGCGCGTCCCGAACTGGCGTCGAACGTCGCGCAGTGGGCACGGACGCGCATCACGCGCGAGTGGATCGAAGCGCGGCTCGACGCGCACTGCGCGCCGTGCAGCGAAAACGGCGCGCTCAACGAGGCCGCGCTCAAGACCGCGCTGCGGCGGCTGCGAACGGACGTGTTCTGCACGGTGATGGAGCGCGATCTCGCGGGCGCGGCGGACGTCGCCGAAGTCACCGGCGCAATGACCGACCTCGCCGAAGTCACCGTGCAGCGGGCGCTCGCGGTGCTGTCGGCGGATCTGGAAGCGCTCTTCGGCGAGCCGCGCGGACCGGACGGCGAGCGGCTGACGCTCGGCGTCGTCGGCATGGGAAAGCTGGGCGGGCGGGAGCTGAACGCATCGTCGGACATCGATCTGATCTTCGTCTACGAGGAAGACGGCGAAACCGCGGGCGGCACGCGCTCCGCGCTCGCGACGCAGGAATTCTTCACACGGCTCGGCAAGCGGCTGATCGGCGCGCTCGCGGAAATCACGGAAGACGGTTATGTGTTTCGCGTCGACATGCGGTTGCGGCCGAACGGCGATTCCGGTCCGCTCGTATGCAGCCTCGGCATGCTCGAAGAGTATTTCTACGTGCAGGGCCGCGAATGGGAACGCTACGCGTGGATCAAGGGCCGGCTCGTCTCCGAGACGCAGAGCGATTCCGCGAAGCGCCTCGCGAAGCAGCTCGAAGCGATCGCGACGCCGTTCATCTACCGGCGCTATCTCGACTACGGCGTGATCGCCGCGATCCGTTCGCTGCATCAGCAGATTCGCCAGGAAGCGCGGCGGCGCGCGTCGATGCGTCCCGACAAGGCCGATGACGTCAAGCTCGGACGCGGCGGCATCCGCGAGATCGAGTTCAGCGCGCAGGTGTTTCAGTTGATTCGCGGCGGTCAGGCGGCGGATTTCCGCATTCGTCCGACGCTTGCCGTCCTTGAACGCGCCGCCGCGCACGGCCTGCTCGCGCCCAGCGTGTGCAGCGCGCTCTCCGATGCGTATCTGTTCCTGCGCACGGTGGAACATCGCCTGCAATACCGCAACGACGCGCAGACGCACGCGATGCCCGTCGCCGACGACGAACGCGTGTTGCTCGCGAACTCGCTCGGGTTCGCGGACTACGCCGCGCTGATGGACACGCTCGACGCGCATCGCGAACTCGTCGAGCAGCAGTTCGACGCGATCTTCGCCGACAAGGTCAGCGGGCAGGGCGGCTGCGGCGTCGCGGAGGATTCGGCGGCGACGTGGATCTGGAGCAGCGCGCTCGCCGACGATTCCGCGCAGGAAGAACTCGCCGCGCGTCTCATGGAACTCGGCTTCGCGGACCCCGCGCCCGTGCTCTCGCGTCTGACGGGCGTGTGGAATTCGGCGCGTTATGGCGGCTTGCCGTCGCAGAGCCGCGAGCGCTTCGACATCGTCGCGCAGCGCGCGCTCGAAGCCGTGCAGTCGATCGACGCGGCGCGGCGCGGCGACACCATCGTGCGGCTATTCGATCTGCTCGAAGCTACGGCCAAGCGCGGCGCGTATCTCGCGCTGCTGACGGAATATCCGAAGGCGCTGGAGCGCGTGTTGTCGGTGCTGTCGGGTTCGCGCTGGGCGGCGGGCTATCTCATTCGCCATCCGCAATTGCTCGACGAATTGCTCGACGACGAAGCCATCGCGAGCCCGTTCGACTGGGCCGCATTCAAGCATTCGCTGACCGCGCGGCTCGACGCCGCCGAGGACGCGGAACATCAGATGGATCTGCTGCGTCACGCGCATCAGGCTGAAGTGTTCCGCATTCTCCTGATCGATCTCGCCGGGCATTTGACGGTCGAGCACGTGAGCGACCGCCTGTCCGAACTCGCCGACGCCGTTCTCGACGTGACGGTGCAAACGGTCTGGAAGCAGTTCCCGAAGCGGCATCGGGAGACGCCGCGCTTCTCGGTCATCGCGTACGGCAAGCTCGGCGGGAAGGAACTGGGCTATGCGTCGGACCTCGATCTCATCTTCCTCTACGACGATGCCGACGACGCCGCCTCGGACATCTACGCGATGTTCACGCGCCGCCTCATCACCTGGCTCACGGCGGCAACCGGCGCGGGCACACTGTTCGATGTCGATTTGCGCTTGCGGCCCAACGGCGAATCGGGCCTGCTGGTAACCGACCTCGCATCGTTTCGCCGCTATCAGATTCGCGAGGGCGACGCGGCGAACACCGCGTGGGTCTGGGAGCATCAGGCGCTTTCACGCGCACGCTACAGCGCGGGCGATGCCGAAATCGGCGCGGAGTTCGAGCGGATTCGCGCGGACGTGCTCGTGATGGAGCGCGACGCCGCCGCGCTCGCGCGCGAGATCGTGTCGATGCGCCAGCGGGTCGCCGACGGGCATCCGAATCGCAGCGCCCTGTTCGATCTGAAGCATGATCGCGGCGGCATGGTCGATATCGAGTTCATCGTGCAGTACTGGGTGCTCTTGCACACGCGCGAGCATCGCGAGTTTCTGCGCAACGCGGGCAATATCACGCTGCTCAAGCTCGCAGCGAAGAGCGGATTGATCGCCGAAGACGAAGCCGATGTGATCGGCGCGGCGTACAGGCATTACCGCAAGCTCCAGCACACGCTGCGGCTCGACGGCATGGAAAAGGCGCGCGTCGATCCGGCCGAGGTTCAGGCCGAACGCGACGCGGTGACGGGGTTGTGGGAACGCGTGTTCGAGGTGGCGGCTGACTGAGCCGGAGTTCACGCCGCCAGCATTTCCTTCGCGTGCCTGCGCGTGGTCGCGGTGATCTCCAGCCCGCCCAGCATGCGCGCGACTTCCTCGACACGCTTGCCCTTGTCGAGCGGCGTCACCGTGCTGACGGTGCCGCCGGCGTCGTCGGAGAACTTCGCGACCTGGAAATGCTGATCGCCACGCGCGGCCACTTGCGGCAGGTGCGTGACGCACAGCACCTGACGGTCGCGTCCGAGCTGGTGCAAGAGACGCCCGACCACTTCCGCCACACCGCCGCCGATGCCCGTGTCCACTTCGTCGAAGATGAGCGTGGGCGTCGGGCTCGCGGTGCTCGCGATCACCGCGAGCGCGAGGCTGATGCGCGCGAGTTCGCCGCCTGAAGCGACTTTCGCGAGCGGCCTCAATGCGACCCCCGCGTGACCGGCGACGCGGAATTCGATCTGCTCCAGCCCGTTCGCGCCGCCTTCGGCGAGCGGCACGAGCGCGACCTCGAAGCTGCCGCCCGCCATCGACAGTTCCTGCATGCCTTCGGTGACGGCCTTCGACAGATTTTTCGCCGCCTTCGCGCGCGCTTTCGACAGCACCTTGGCCTGCGCGAGATAGTCGCTCTTCGCCTTGTCGGCGGCGGCGTTGAGCGCGTCGAGATCGGCAGCGGCGTCGAGGTCGGCGAGTTGACGGCGGCGCGCGTCGTGTTCTTCCGGCAGCGTCTCGGGCTGCAGGCGGAACTTGCGCGCCGTCGAGTGCAACTGGTCCATGCGCCTTTCGACTTGCGCGAGGCGGTCGGGATCGAGCTCCAGCCGCTGCGCGTAATGCGACAGCGAGTACGACGCCTCCTGCAACTGGATCTCCGCCGGTTCGAGCGAGGCGAGCACGTCGTTCAGGTCGGGATCGATATCGGCGAGGCCGCGCACCTTCGAGATGATCGCGCCGAGCTGAGAGATCATCGCTTCGTCGGATTCGGAGAGCGCGCCGAGCGCGCCTTGAACGCCGTCGATGAGACTCGCCGAATGCGACAGCCGATGATGCTCCGCGCTCACTTCCTCCCATTCACCGGGCTGCGGCGCGAGCTTGTCGAACTCGCTCAACTGCCACGCGAGACGCTCGCGCTCCAGTTGCAGTTCGCGGTCGCGGCTTTGCGCGGTTTCGACGGCCTGCTGTGCCTCGCGCATGGCGCGCCACGCGCGATTCACCGCGCCGGCGGTATCGATCAATTGCGCGTGGGTGTCGAAGAGTTCGCGCTGCGCGTCGGGCCGCATCAGCAATTGATGCGCGTGCTGACCGTGAATATCGACGAGCATTTCGCCCACTTCGCGCAGTTGCGCGAGCGTCGCGGGCGTGCCGTTGATGAACGCGCGCGAGCGTCCGCCCGAATCGATCACACGGCGCAGCATGACCGAGTCGCTGTCCTGCGACAGCGCGTGCTCGTCCAGCCAGCGCGTGACCTGCGGATGCGTGCCGAATTCCGCGGTGATGTCGGCGCGCGCCTGACCGGTTCGCACGACGCTCGCGTCGCCGCGCGCGCCTAGCGTGAGCGCAAGGGCGTCGATCAGGATCGACTTGCCCGCGCCGGTTTCACCCGAAAAGACCGTGAAGCCTGGATCGAAATCGATATCCAGTGTGGCGACGATGACGAAATCTCGAATGGAAAGATGACGGAGCATGGACGCTTCGGAAAGGGGATTCGGAATTCGGGATGCGGGTGGGTCAGAGCGCCGAAGAATCCTGCGACGGATGCTCGTTCCAGTGCAGCTTCTTGCGCAACGTCGCGTAGGTGCTGTAGCCGACCGGATGCAGCACCGGCACCGTATGCTTCGAGCGCCGCACTTCGATCACGTCGTTCAGTTCGACGGCGGTGAACGACTGCATGTCGAAGTTCACGTTGACGTCGCGCCCGCCGATGATCTGGATGGTCACCTTGGAATCGTCGGGCAGCACGATCGGACGATTCGACAGCGAATGCGGCGCGATCGGCACGAGCACGAAGCCCTGCAACTGCGGATGGAGAATCGGCCCCGCCGAGGACAGCGCGTAGGCGGTCGAGCCGGTGGGCGTCGCGACGATCAGGCCGTCCGAGCGCTGGTTGTACATGAAGTGGCCATCCACCGAGACGCGCAGTTCAGCCATGCCGGAGAAGCCGCTGCGATTCACCACGACGTCGTTGAACGCGAGCGCGTGGTAGATCGGCTTGTCGTCGCGCATGATGCGGGCTTCGAGCAGGCTGCGCTCCTCGCGCTCGAACTGGCCGGCGAGCATCTGCGGCACCAGTTCGCGGACCGCCTTGAGCGGGATGTCGGTGATGAAGCCGAGCCGCCCGTGATTCACGCCGATGAGCGGCGTCTTGTACGGCGCGAGCTGGCGGCCGATGCCGAGCATGGTGCCGTCGCCGCCGAGCACGATCGCGACGTCCGCGCGCGCGCCCATCTCGGCGATGGACAACGCCGGGAACTCCGTCACGCCGACGTCCTTCGCCGTGCCCGCCTCGAACACGACCTCGAAGCCTTGCTGCGCCAGGTGATCGGCGAGCGATCTCAGCGGCGCCTCGATGCCTGGCGTGTTGGTGCGCCCCACGAGGGCGACGGTCTTGAATTGGCCAATTTCCATGCCGGCATTACACCATAGTCAGAGAGCGAAAAGAACCGTGCGCGACCGCGCCCGGGCGCGCTTTCGCCGTACCGCGCAGCGTCGCGCGGGCACGCGCGTTGTTTCTCGCTAGAATGGAGCGGACGTTGAACGTAGCACTCGCGGCGCGGCACGCCGCCCCTCGACTCGTTGAGCTAAAATTTCCCCATGCTAGACCCACGTGCACAAACCCTCCTCAAGACGTTGATCGAGCGCTACATCGCCGAAGGTCAGCCGGTCGGTTCGCGCACGTTATCACGCCATTCCGGTCTCGAACTGAGCCCCGCGACGATCCGCAATGTCATGTCGGATCTCGAGGAGCTCGGTCTCGTCTCGAGCCCGCATACGTCGGCGGGGCGGATTCCCACGCCGCGCGGCTACCGGCTCTTCGTCGACACGATGCTGACTGTAGAAGCGCCCGAAGACGAAGCGATGACCACCGCGGTCAAGACCCGCCTGCAAGGCGAGGAACCGCAGAAGATCGTCGCGGCGGCGGCGAGCGTGCTGTCCAATCTGTCGTCGTTCGCGGGCGTCGTGCTCACGCCGCGCCGCAGTCACATGTTCAAGCAGATCGAGTTCATGCGGCTGTCGGACAAGCGCATCCTGCTTATCATCGTGACGCCGGAAGGCGACGTACAGAACCGCATGATGGCGACGCAGCGCGACTACTCGCCCTCGCAGCTCGTCGAAGCCTCCAATTACATCAACGCGCACTTCGCGGGCCTGTCTTTCGACGAAGTGCGCCGGCGCCTGCGCGAGGAAATCGACCAGTTGCGCGGCGACATGACCACGCTCATGCAGGCGGCCGTGGTCGCGAGCACGGCCGAGACGGACCCCACGGACACCGTGCTCATTTCCGGCGAGCGCAATCTGCTCGAAGTGGCGGACCTTTCGTCCGACATGGCGCGGCTGCGCAAGCTGTTCGATTTGTTCGACCAAAAGACGAGCCTCCTGCAATTGCTGGATGTATCGAGTCACGCACAAGGCGTGCAGATTTTCATCGGCGGCGAGTCGAATCTCGTGCCGATCGAGGAAATGAGCGTCGTGACGGCGCCGTACGAAGTCAACGGAAAGATCGTCGGCACGCTCGGCGTGATCGGCCCGACGCGCATGGCGTACAACCGCGTGATTCCGATCGTGGACATCACCGCGCGCCTGCTGTCGATGTCGCTCAGTCACCAGTAACGCCATCTTGGCGCGCCGCGCGAGGCTGTGCCACTAGGCCGTTCGGCCAATGATGCGCGTTCGGGCGCGCCGCTATAATGGTCTTCACCTTTTCCGACGACCTTTCCCGGCCCGCCTGCCCCTATGCGTTTCGACCTCGAGTTGCCCTCGCAGCCCAGCGCTTCGCATCGCGTCGCGGTGCTGCTGATCAATCTCGGCACGCCGGACGCGCCCACGCCGCGGGCGGTGCGCAAGTATCTGGCCCAATTCCTGTCCGATCCGCGTGTCGTCGAAATTCCCTCGCTCGTGTGGCAGGTGATTCTGCGCGGGCTGATCCTGCCGTTTCGCGGGCGCTCCTCGGCGAAGAAGTACGCGCAGGTGTGGATGCCCGAAGGCTCGCCGCTGCGCGTGCACACCGAAAAGCAGGTCGACGGGTTGCGGCGGCTCTTTGCTGCGAACGACTATCACGTGATCGTCGACTACGCGATGCGCTACGGCACGCCGGGCATCGGCGCGATGCTCAATCAACTGAAGCTCGAAGGCGCCGATCGCATTCTCCTTCTGCCGATGTATCCGCAGTATTCGTCGTCCACGACCGCCACCGCGTTCGACGAAGCCTTCGCCGCGCTCAGGCGCGTACGTAACCAGCCGGAAATCCGCACGATTCGCCATTACGCGGATCATCCGGCGTATATCGGCGCGCTGGCGGAACAGGTGCGCGATTATTGGCGGCATCACGGCCAGCCGGATTTCGCCGCGGGCGACAAACTCGTGCTGAGCTTCCACGGCGTGCCCAAGCGCACGATGGATCTCGGCGACCCGTATCACGACCAGTGCCAGCAGACGGGCGCGCTGCTCGCGTCCGCGCTCGGACTCACGCCGGTGGAATGCCGTGTGACGTTCCAGTCGCGTTTCGGCCGCGCGGAGTGGCTCCAGCCGTACACCGCGCCGACGCTTGCCGAACTGGGCGCGGGCGGCGTCGCGCGCGTGGATGTGTTCTGTCCCGGCTTCACGGCGGATTGTCTGGAGACGATCGAGGAAATCGGCATCGAGGTGCGCGATGAATTCCTGAAGGCCGGCGGCAGGCAGTTCCACCGCATTCCCTGCCTGAATTCCGCGCCCGCATGGATCAAGGCACTGGGTGAAATCGCCGCGCAGCATTTGCAGGGATGGCCGGTGCAGACCGTGCAGCCGCTTACCGCGGTGGCCTGAGGCAGGCTTCAACAAGCATTCACTGATGAACTACAAGATTTCGACGGAACCTGGCGCGCGTTTGCGCATCGACAAATGGTTGTGGGCGGCGCGTTTCTTCAAGACGCGCTCGCTCGCGAGCGACGCGGTCGAGAAGGGGCGCGTGAAGATCGGCGGCGCGAACGTGAAGCCGTCGAAGGACGTGCGCGTGGGCGATATCGTCGAGATCGATATCGAACAGATCGTGTGGCTAGTCGAAGTGCTGGGTCTGTGCGACGTGCGCGGCCCGGCGACGGTCGCGCAGACCCTTTACGCCGAAACGGAAGAGGGCCGGGCGAAACGCGTGGCCGAAGCGGAGCGCCGCAAGACGTTCCGCGAGCCCGCGGCCAACCTGCAGGGCAGGCCGACGAAGCGGGACCGCCGGACTATCGACAAATTTTCTCGTTCGGATTGAAGTAGCTTTCGATGGTCGCGTGAACCCCTCCGTACTCGGTGGTACGGTCGGTCACGACGCCGGACATGCAAATGGTGGTCGTTCCCGCGACGAGTACCAAGGCGACCACCGCGATAGCAAAGGTCAGTTTCATGGTACCCCCGGAAAACGGGTTGCCCGGTCAGAAAGCGACCGGTTCAGGAAACGGGCAAGGGCTGAAAGCGGATTGAAGCATTTCGTAGGATTAGGGTAAACGTGCGTCCTGCGGTGCTTGATTGCAGTGTAGGCGAGTCAGGGACTTCCCTCAATCTCAAAATTGCGCGGTGCGGCGAAGTGTTCATTACTGGCCATTTCGGCGCCATCGATGCACTGAAAAAAGTCCGAAAAAATCGTCTGAAGGCTTGAAAATGTCTTCGACGCCCCAATTTCGGCCGTTAGTGCGAAAAACGCGACCAACTGAATCTGGCCGCGATCGCATCCGGTTCAACTCACAGCAATACACATCAAGCGACATGGAAAACACGCAAGAGAATTCAGCGAGCCAGAACCCGACGCCCGCCGACGATAACGCGCGCCAGGCCGCCGACCCGACCAATGCGGCGCAGGCCGCACCGGCAGACGCGCCCGCCGCGCCGCAGCCGGCGCCGAATGAGGCCGAGGCCGCGCTGGCCGAAGCGCAGGCCACCATCGCGACGCTCAAGGAAGAATTCCTGCGCGCCAAGGCCGAGACGGAAAACGTGCGCCGCCGCAGTCAGGAAGACGTCGCGAAGGCGCATAAATTCGCCATCGAAAATTTCGCGGAAAACCTGTTGCCCGTGCTCGACAGCCTCGAAGCCGCGCTCGCCGATCAATCGACGGATCTCGCCAAGGTGCGTGAGGGCGTTGAGCTGACGCTGCGCCAGCTCACCGGCGCGCTGGAAAAGGGCCGAGTGATCGCGGTGAATCCGGTCGGCGAGAAATTCGATCCGCATCGCCATCAGGCCATTTCCATGGTCCCGGCCGAGCAGGAGCCGAATACCGTCGTCACGGTGCTGCAGAAGGGCTACGTCATCGCCGACCGCGTGCTGCGTCCGGCGCTCGTGACCGTCGCCGCACCAAAGTAAGAACGGCGCCGCACAAAAAAAGTTATAGACCGCATCGTCTTCAGGGTCTTGAAATCGAAACTGGCGCTCTTATCTTGCGTACAGGTATGAATTTTGGGCGTTCGGCCCGGTAAATCGGCAAAAGCCGGCGTCAGGCACGACACACCGCCGCCGCAACGCCAAAGCGAACAAAGCTAGGAGAGTATAAAAAATGGGCAGAATCATCGGCATCGACCTCGGCACCACGAACTCGTGCGTGGCGCTGATGGAAGGCAACCAGGTCAAGGTCATCGAGAACTCGGAAGGCGCGCGCACCACGCCGTCGATCATCGCGTACATGGATG from the Caballeronia sp. NK8 genome contains:
- a CDS encoding YhdP family protein, with amino-acid sequence MSDSRPSVDPNEVGQAKPSGNAERVLSRVFKIILVIAAIAYFAVAGIYVGLRYLVMPQVDSFRPRIEQLVSSKIHAQLHIGRISARWSGLSPTLDIDNLRIDATDGSPGLAVPHASASIAWASLLHLRPKLADLTVDGPDVIIARNADGTLSVAGVPIPAQRTGSNAFTTWLLGQDHILLRDGTLRWRDAQRTAPEIAFKRLHLAIINDGTRHRLALKAPADGEVLHGPLDLRADFRHQPFSAMGAPANWSGRLYVSTGPVDLPTLARYVKMPFQMYSGRVNNEIWLNFAGGQLQNASGALTGANIALRVRATQPRLDLPITRFGWSLAKNDTEYTLDLRDLQAELGQPTLADGTPVARLLVSRELTATFRPPSVGKGQLLRLTGDTVDIGILAEFVRALPVPSKILNELLRFNPRGQVSHYTIYTERAAPKTEDEAHQQRQKGDAALLHYAFKGELEGLSVQAQEPPPGLTINNHPRAGIPGVENLWGSVDANEKEGRITIDTKNAAVIIPGAFDDPRLTFDSLHGNARWTVAETIAPGELRRAFTIHLDTLRVKNADAEGEVTASYWNQGHGRGNLDLKAKVAHLKVTSLVRYLPTSLNERVRVYLGHALQAGVAKNGTLEVHGDLTRFPYAKFPDAGIFRINAPFTGGKFDPTPFPPRKMANGLPNFWPAFEGIDGVFTLAQNKLGFDIDKGHYRGVKVSKVVGRIDDTGNRETKLWIDGRARGPLADMLQYVDDSSLGLMAKHATRKIDAKGDASLALTLGIPRFRPPPPLPPIKPEYKGSLTFADNQVTYGTLPPLTHLRGRADFAAKTVTLNGLTAQLLGGDVRAKGGVQPDGSYAIDVDGRIGADAAERLNRRITPQVAAFMKHIDGTAPYELHVRGVRNALPNVQASSDLTGLGIDLPAPFGKARGTPMPFSFTFQPATGGPSDLHDARLSVGPVAAHYVFQQIGQAQVKIDPQNPAEPMNMRARLKVVRGAIGVNTPANPPAEGVSASADLNELDADAWRKTFAEITGAAPEPAAAANAPRPPMSENVRQFIPTRAAIHFTTLKLLDRRWENVAIDASESDRKWQANIASDQLAGDVAWTPGATKDSPGALQARFAKLVIPEKTGGDSVDKAIRKPPRNMPTIDLIVNELVFRGRSLGRLEVDAHNEVIADEPIWTLDKLELANPDATLTANATWRTLPGGVITASTRNDADDSVPRRTSIDFKLDVKNGGQLIDRFGAPHVVNSGNGTISGHAGWNGGPTTLDLNTLDGNVAVDLRHGQILRAPGAAKWIGIFSLRSLANLLTLHFEDVVGKGLPFEKITGNAKIVDGISRTDDFLMVTSPARVQMQGLVDMPKQTQDLHVKVIPTVGAGAAAIGAAVINPLLGLGVLAADIALSASIQKAFALDYSITGSWSKPVIQRLKGDQGKIETPAAAVVPSAAR
- the glnE gene encoding bifunctional [glutamate--ammonia ligase]-adenylyl-L-tyrosine phosphorylase/[glutamate--ammonia-ligase] adenylyltransferase, translated to MTDATLLSSDYSNYAARAYAARPELASNVAQWARTRITREWIEARLDAHCAPCSENGALNEAALKTALRRLRTDVFCTVMERDLAGAADVAEVTGAMTDLAEVTVQRALAVLSADLEALFGEPRGPDGERLTLGVVGMGKLGGRELNASSDIDLIFVYEEDGETAGGTRSALATQEFFTRLGKRLIGALAEITEDGYVFRVDMRLRPNGDSGPLVCSLGMLEEYFYVQGREWERYAWIKGRLVSETQSDSAKRLAKQLEAIATPFIYRRYLDYGVIAAIRSLHQQIRQEARRRASMRPDKADDVKLGRGGIREIEFSAQVFQLIRGGQAADFRIRPTLAVLERAAAHGLLAPSVCSALSDAYLFLRTVEHRLQYRNDAQTHAMPVADDERVLLANSLGFADYAALMDTLDAHRELVEQQFDAIFADKVSGQGGCGVAEDSAATWIWSSALADDSAQEELAARLMELGFADPAPVLSRLTGVWNSARYGGLPSQSRERFDIVAQRALEAVQSIDAARRGDTIVRLFDLLEATAKRGAYLALLTEYPKALERVLSVLSGSRWAAGYLIRHPQLLDELLDDEAIASPFDWAAFKHSLTARLDAAEDAEHQMDLLRHAHQAEVFRILLIDLAGHLTVEHVSDRLSELADAVLDVTVQTVWKQFPKRHRETPRFSVIAYGKLGGKELGYASDLDLIFLYDDADDAASDIYAMFTRRLITWLTAATGAGTLFDVDLRLRPNGESGLLVTDLASFRRYQIREGDAANTAWVWEHQALSRARYSAGDAEIGAEFERIRADVLVMERDAAALAREIVSMRQRVADGHPNRSALFDLKHDRGGMVDIEFIVQYWVLLHTREHREFLRNAGNITLLKLAAKSGLIAEDEADVIGAAYRHYRKLQHTLRLDGMEKARVDPAEVQAERDAVTGLWERVFEVAAD
- the recN gene encoding DNA repair protein RecN, coding for MLRHLSIRDFVIVATLDIDFDPGFTVFSGETGAGKSILIDALALTLGARGDASVVRTGQARADITAEFGTHPQVTRWLDEHALSQDSDSVMLRRVIDSGGRSRAFINGTPATLAQLREVGEMLVDIHGQHAHQLLMRPDAQRELFDTHAQLIDTAGAVNRAWRAMREAQQAVETAQSRDRELQLERERLAWQLSEFDKLAPQPGEWEEVSAEHHRLSHSASLIDGVQGALGALSESDEAMISQLGAIISKVRGLADIDPDLNDVLASLEPAEIQLQEASYSLSHYAQRLELDPDRLAQVERRMDQLHSTARKFRLQPETLPEEHDARRRQLADLDAAADLDALNAAADKAKSDYLAQAKVLSKARAKAAKNLSKAVTEGMQELSMAGGSFEVALVPLAEGGANGLEQIEFRVAGHAGVALRPLAKVASGGELARISLALAVIASTASPTPTLIFDEVDTGIGGGVAEVVGRLLHQLGRDRQVLCVTHLPQVAARGDQHFQVAKFSDDAGGTVSTVTPLDKGKRVEEVARMLGGLEITATTRRHAKEMLAA